Below is a genomic region from Campylobacter showae CSUNSWCD.
TTATTAATCACCAACCATTCTGCATTACTTAGCCTAAGTCTTTTAGTTATGACTTTGGTTACCTTGCGTTTTTTATCTTTTCAGAACTCACGTAAATTTACTCCCAATCTAAGAAGAAGCCACTCAAAAAATCCTATGCCATAAAAATTTTTGTCAGACTTGCTCTTTAAATATCTTTTAAGGTTATTTTATAAAATTTCACAGCCTAAAACAAGGAATTCGGTAGGCTTCAGGCCGCTAAAATGCGTGTTTTTTTAAAAATACTATGAAATATATAATATAATTTTTGTAGCTTCTGGATTTCTCTTAAAAATTTAGTCTAGTATGAAATTAAGAAAATAAAATAATAAAAATGTAAGGGGTTATGCTCATCATAAAAGAGCACTTAGATAGGACAAGCTAATAACATAAAATTAGTTACTAGCAAATCACAGATAACTAAAGTCTAGCTTTATGCTTAGTTAAATTTATCCTTTAGCATCTCGTATACTTCGTTGTTCTCTCTTTTGCCGACAACTAGCACTAACACTACTATCTCACTATCTTTTACCTGATATGCCAAGCGGTAGCCGACATCTCTTAACTTGATCTTATAGACATCTTCGTAGCCTCGTAGCTTGTCCTTGGCAACCTTTGGGTTTTCTAGACGCTCACTTAGCTTCTTTTTAAACTGCACTTTTATGCTATTGTCTAGCTTTTGCCACTCTTTTAAAGCGCCTGGTAAGAACTCTAACTCATAGCTCATCTAAGCTTACTTTTACTGGTTTTTCACCACTTGCTAGAGCAGCATCTACTGCTTTACTTAGATGATACTCTTCTATTATCTCTGCCATCTTTTCATAGACAGCACTAGGCACTAGATATGCACTAGGGACATTGTGGTTTAGTATAGCTACGACATTATCTCCAGCTTGTTTTAAAATTTGAGCTGGAGACTTTTTTAGCTCACTTATGCTAGCTGTAAAATTTGCTTGTATAGTTTGCATTTTTATCCTTTATTTAATACCTAAAATAATACTAAATAAGATATAAAGATAGTCTTAAAAGTTTATGCTTTGAAATTTATCCCTACTCATTATCATACGATACCATCTCTACTTTAGCCTTTAGTGTGTTTGCATTAATAGGCTTGGCATAAGTGTTTAGTAAAATTTTATACTGCTTTTCATGTCCTACTATCTGGGCTATAAGGTTAGCTTCTACCTCGCGTTGCACTAGATAGTCTATAAAGTAGTGCCTAAAAGAGTAGAAGGTCTTTTTAGAGTCTTTGTCTATAAACTTTCTTTGGATCTGGCTTCTAAAAATTTCAGAGAAGTCCTTATTGCTTACCTTAAATATATTTCCGCTTTTCTTGCTATTAACATATTCTAGCAGACCTAGATCTATGAGCTTACTATGAATAGGCACAAACCTAATGCTGTTTTTGGTCTTGGTGGTTTTACCATCATTTGTGTTTATGTTAAAGCAGTAAATCCCATCTTTTAAAGCTATATCTTCCTTATGAAGCTGTGTGATCTCTTTTATCCTCATGCCACTATAAGCAGCTATCATTGTGACGTAGTAGAGCTCACTAGCCTCTATCCTTGAACTTGGTGATTTACCACTTTGTTTGATACTAGTTACTATCTCAAAGATCTTTCTAGCTTCTGATGCTTCGTATGGAAGCACTGCCCTTTCGCTAGGGTCTATGTCTATCTTGACATTCATTTTTGCAGTTATGCTTTTACTTATATAGCCGCTATCAAAGCAGTAGTTAAAAAACTGAATAACCCTTATCATATATTTTTGGATAGTAGGCTCAGAGAGTTTATCGTCATTTTCTCCTAGCTTAAGTATCTGAGATAAACTTTTATCTTTATACCTGCTCTTTTGAGCTAGCTTAGTTGGAATTTTATAAAGAAGATCTCTAAATTCAAGCAAGTTATCTCTTGTGATCCTATAAACTGGCGTATCTTCGTTAAAGTATAAAAATAAGAGCTTTTTTACGCCAGTAACTAGTCTTTGCGTATCTGGCGACCACTTGTCAGCTCTTTTAGTGTTTGTCTCAAATATCTCGAATGCATCCTTTAAGCTCTTTTGATCTTCTAAATTTAAAGCTGAGAATTGATTGCTAGAGCCAGATGTCGCTTGCAGTACTTGCCTGATCTCATACTCTTTGGTTATTTTGGCGCTAGGATTAAAAATACTAAAGCTACTATCGTCATCTAATTTTATCTTGATATTTTTTGGTGGATTTGGGTCCATTATAATATCTTCCATGCTTCTATGGTCATTCTTTGTTCTTACTAGCTTTAAATTTGAAGTTGAGCCATACTTTTGATCTAGTATGGCATAAACCGTCTCGCTAATCCTCTGAGCCATAGCCTTAAGCTGCCCATCAGTAATGGGCAAACAACCACTATTTTCAAGCTCTTTTATATTTTCTTGAAAAGAATCTATATCCTTAGCATCAAACGAACTAGGCGTGGCTTTAGTATCATTAGAGCCATCTTCAAGGAAACAGTGCTCACGCTTGTCATCAAAGAGCACACTGCTCTTCTCAAGCTTTGATACAAGATAGTTAAGTGTTAGTATGTTTTTCTCTAAAAGAGTTTGCCCTATGTTCTCTTTATCCTTGCTGCCAAGAGCACCAGCAGTGTTAGTGATATTACTTATATCCTTAATTAAAATTTGAGGTAGATCGCCATCTATCAAACTTTGTTTAAAGTAGTCATTGAGCGCATTTAGAAATTCTACATCCATCTTCTTATTAAGAAGAGAGTGCTCTTTGATGCTCTTACTAAGCTTTACTTTCATAAACGAATTTACAAAAGATTGGATTATGTTATCACTAAGATTCATGTGAACTGCCCTTTTTATCAGGTAAAGATTATTATCTAGAATTTTAGCCCTTTTTCTGGCTTTTTCCAAGAGATTAGTGGATGTGGAGAAGCAAATTTCTCGCTTTTCGTTAAAAAATTTTCTGATGCTTGGAGCAAGTGTGACTCGGTAGTAATATATACCGTTTCGCTCCCTTAAGTGTTGTCCCATATTTAATAGCCAACCGGTCAAAAATGGAACAGTTTTATGTAACGACTAAGTAAAAAATCGTCTAAAGTGCGTATTTCAGGCTTTTGTGAGCTCATATAAAAAATCCTCATAAGCCGGAGGTCGGGAGTTCAAGTCTCCCCCGTGACACCAAAAAGCCTTAAAATACGGGTTTTCTACGATTTTATATCGCATTTTCCTTTCATAAAATATAGCTTAAAGTTTGTAGCAAACTTAAAATTTATGCAGCAAAAATTTAAGCCGTTTGCAATTCCAGCACATTTTTATAAAAAATAATAAAAAATATTGTTTTCTCGCAAATATCACGAGCGTTAAAAAATAAGAATAGTGTCGTTAATTTTTTTAAGATCACAAATTTAAGATGCATTAGCGGATTTTAAAATTAACCTCTGCTCAAGCGATAAAAACACGCTATACGCAATGGCTAGTATATTACAAAATGATTTATAAATAATTATTGGTTAAAAACTTTCAAAGGAGTTTTTCTCAAAGAGTGTGCAAGCACAAGAACTATGATCCTGTCGATGAAAAATAAGTATATAGTCCGTTCCCGAATTTCGCAGAAGAAATTTAGAGAAATTCTCAAGTATTTTGCAGAGGATATAGAGGCTACTAAAATAGCAAATTTAACCGGGATTTCTAGAATTTCCATCAATAAAATTCTAAAAAATATCAGAATTTTAATGGCTAGCGAGTGTGAAAAAATAAGTAAGTTTTCAGGCGAAATTTCCAAGCCCGCCTAGAAGCTTCGCTTCGCTCGTAACTGCGAGCAGAACGGAGCTAAAAGAGTAAGAGGTAAGAGAGGTAGAGGAGCAGCAAATAAAACCCCGGTATTTAACTTCGCTTTGCTCGTTACTGCGAGCAGAACGGTATGCTTAAAAGAGATGGCAAAGTCTATACT
It encodes:
- a CDS encoding site-specific integrase produces the protein MAQRISETVYAILDQKYGSTSNLKLVRTKNDHRSMEDIIMDPNPPKNIKIKLDDDSSFSIFNPSAKITKEYEIRQVLQATSGSSNQFSALNLEDQKSLKDAFEIFETNTKRADKWSPDTQRLVTGVKKLLFLYFNEDTPVYRITRDNLLEFRDLLYKIPTKLAQKSRYKDKSLSQILKLGENDDKLSEPTIQKYMIRVIQFFNYCFDSGYISKSITAKMNVKIDIDPSERAVLPYEASEARKIFEIVTSIKQSGKSPSSRIEASELYYVTMIAAYSGMRIKEITQLHKEDIALKDGIYCFNINTNDGKTTKTKNSIRFVPIHSKLIDLGLLEYVNSKKSGNIFKVSNKDFSEIFRSQIQRKFIDKDSKKTFYSFRHYFIDYLVQREVEANLIAQIVGHEKQYKILLNTYAKPINANTLKAKVEMVSYDNE
- a CDS encoding type II toxin-antitoxin system Phd/YefM family antitoxin — its product is MQTIQANFTASISELKKSPAQILKQAGDNVVAILNHNVPSAYLVPSAVYEKMAEIIEEYHLSKAVDAALASGEKPVKVSLDEL
- a CDS encoding type II toxin-antitoxin system RelE family toxin encodes the protein MSYELEFLPGALKEWQKLDNSIKVQFKKKLSERLENPKVAKDKLRGYEDVYKIKLRDVGYRLAYQVKDSEIVVLVLVVGKRENNEVYEMLKDKFN